A window from Chitinophaga filiformis encodes these proteins:
- a CDS encoding PKD domain-containing protein — protein sequence MNKITYGLGLCLLLTSCFKEVGIPVTTDFIYTAKDSIYTAPANISFTNRTIGATHFKWTFEGGDPASSDYENPGTVVFKRAGDYKITLEAWNEDERQVKTQQIHIDSTVNIAFDAKVLVNDFSPVTVHLINNTIGASAYKWTFENGEPASATAQSPPDVTFTTPGTHKIILQVTNGGQEFTTEKIITVKPALTNDFTMEPSFEDDDYEAPLTAILESKAANLLTRKWTATGGAIANDTAANTTIYFKDPGTYQVTLTAENGKESKTVTKIIDVKANTGLRTLRDVKLGINAAQSAIGAYYATRLRKVFRKGDDLTTAGKDIDIVFFGLNQGFSYNKFISPDSTSTYAFGSIPGATYTRYINSQEACGCGLSFTAADFDAMTDDAPLKSLSISNSAEGGVPFTNALSPRIVLFRTADGRMGAIKVKSFVPDGTSSYIIVDIKVQK from the coding sequence ATGAATAAAATAACCTATGGATTGGGGTTATGCCTATTATTGACATCCTGTTTTAAAGAAGTAGGAATACCGGTTACTACTGATTTTATTTACACTGCAAAAGATAGCATATACACCGCTCCCGCAAATATCAGTTTTACGAACCGTACTATCGGTGCAACCCACTTTAAATGGACATTTGAAGGAGGAGACCCGGCATCGTCTGACTATGAAAATCCGGGCACTGTCGTGTTCAAACGGGCAGGCGATTACAAGATCACCCTCGAGGCCTGGAACGAGGACGAAAGACAGGTAAAAACACAGCAGATCCATATTGACAGCACCGTTAATATTGCCTTTGATGCAAAGGTGCTGGTAAACGATTTTTCACCGGTAACAGTTCATCTTATCAATAATACCATCGGCGCCTCCGCATATAAATGGACATTTGAGAATGGTGAGCCTGCCAGCGCTACTGCTCAGTCGCCGCCGGATGTAACGTTCACAACACCCGGTACGCATAAGATCATACTACAGGTAACGAACGGCGGACAGGAATTCACAACAGAGAAGATCATAACAGTAAAGCCCGCATTGACGAATGATTTTACAATGGAGCCCTCATTTGAGGATGATGATTATGAAGCCCCGCTGACAGCCATACTGGAGAGCAAAGCAGCAAATTTACTGACAAGGAAATGGACGGCTACCGGAGGCGCAATTGCCAATGACACCGCAGCTAACACGACCATCTACTTCAAAGACCCCGGCACTTACCAGGTAACACTTACCGCTGAGAATGGAAAAGAATCAAAGACTGTCACAAAGATCATAGACGTAAAAGCAAACACCGGCCTGCGCACCCTCAGGGATGTTAAGCTCGGTATCAATGCCGCCCAATCGGCGATCGGGGCCTATTATGCCACCCGCCTGCGTAAAGTGTTCAGGAAAGGGGACGACCTGACAACTGCAGGGAAGGACATTGATATCGTATTCTTCGGCCTGAACCAGGGTTTTAGTTACAACAAATTCATCTCGCCCGATTCAACATCGACCTATGCATTCGGCAGTATACCCGGCGCTACCTACACCCGTTATATTAACAGCCAGGAAGCCTGCGGATGCGGCTTGTCCTTCACAGCGGCAGACTTTGACGCTATGACAGATGATGCGCCCCTGAAGAGCCTGAGTATCAGCAACAGCGCTGAAGGTGGAGTGCCTTTTACGAACGCCCTCAGCCCGCGTATTGTACTGTTCCGTACGGCAGATGGAAGAATGGGAGCCATTAAAGTTAAATCGTTTGTACCTGATGGTACATCCTCATATATAATCGTTGACATTAAAGTGCAGAAGTAG